A window of the Leucothrix mucor DSM 2157 genome harbors these coding sequences:
- a CDS encoding ankyrin repeat domain-containing protein, with product MQQPLANGIFIDKRFNIQKQLADNLCNYCYLALDTTQDDRSVVLSFPKTELLIIPGFNAAFKDAWEHLSRARLNGMVKIIGGGIYESHPYAILQHTNHPTLLQLVKEAGGEQPPETVLNWATPLAVILDELHQADYVHSHIRPDSVQIGSQQQIIIGDFITEFALQRLGKFKDALTTLNASDYLSPEFIKSNYSGSYDQYLLATLIYWALSGKAPFASDLGEDYRMRVATTRVPSLPVTQAYSQLFVDVLDQALERNPTKRFAHCREFVNSLQTALQAEPSVEPEPVGQKAVASEQPAQPKQAKSPLVGMKAVAIETVSERPKANPSKAAALSDEAIIAERAYQEPAEKTGKKHLLWWLVVLVGVAGTAYTMLNSHDADQITANSTRNAEPAAVESQSGEVGSVGVAEQSVSTGSIAEVTEVGATSSSSDSASVDSAPGDVVADSVVDASEESADQAIDSASASVGTASDTSEATETSDLNSNAVLQSEDPVADPEQLSVNSLESEASQESGSTQSSTEAFLSESADPDQVADSSPDSSGLEAQVASGSEANEVVTAENDQAVDNEASQEPTVVDTRVNAARPEWEEQLLASEIAAAQALINEVSAPAVTGSAESNGANTSPQNTQSTTPVAPAVTPSPVGATTQSQSRSRNTAQSSVSNQAVTTAQSTSNTNASAQSSPQTERERIRAIKARELARIKAITDDCVIGGKMHREAAVGNLAYVKNCMSVGVSPDITQSNRWTVLHIAARSGYLNMAKLLVAQGAQVNAKAADGSTPLDMAIAARHPSLERFILSRGGVRSN from the coding sequence ATGCAACAACCATTAGCTAACGGCATTTTTATAGACAAACGGTTTAACATACAAAAGCAGCTGGCCGATAATCTTTGTAATTATTGCTATCTTGCATTAGATACCACGCAGGACGATCGCTCGGTAGTTTTATCGTTTCCTAAAACTGAATTGTTGATTATTCCCGGATTTAATGCCGCATTTAAAGATGCTTGGGAGCATTTATCCCGCGCTCGTTTAAATGGAATGGTTAAAATAATTGGGGGTGGTATATATGAGTCACATCCGTATGCAATATTACAACACACTAATCACCCAACACTGCTGCAATTAGTTAAAGAAGCGGGTGGTGAGCAGCCCCCGGAAACCGTTTTGAATTGGGCAACGCCGTTGGCGGTTATCCTTGATGAATTGCATCAAGCGGATTATGTGCATAGCCATATACGTCCTGACTCAGTACAAATAGGCTCTCAGCAGCAAATTATTATCGGTGATTTTATTACTGAATTTGCTTTGCAGCGTTTAGGAAAGTTTAAGGACGCATTAACAACGCTTAATGCCTCGGATTATTTATCGCCTGAATTTATTAAAAGTAATTACTCGGGTAGTTATGACCAATATCTTTTGGCGACGCTTATTTATTGGGCTTTATCCGGTAAAGCACCTTTTGCTTCAGATTTGGGTGAAGATTACCGGATGCGGGTGGCAACCACGCGTGTTCCGTCGTTGCCGGTCACTCAGGCTTATTCGCAATTGTTTGTTGATGTTTTAGATCAGGCATTGGAAAGAAACCCAACAAAGCGCTTTGCCCATTGCCGTGAGTTTGTGAATAGTTTGCAGACTGCTTTGCAAGCTGAGCCATCGGTAGAACCAGAACCTGTCGGCCAGAAAGCTGTTGCTTCTGAACAGCCTGCTCAGCCAAAACAAGCTAAGTCACCGTTAGTTGGTATGAAGGCGGTGGCTATTGAGACGGTATCTGAAAGGCCCAAAGCGAATCCATCGAAAGCAGCAGCGTTGAGTGATGAAGCCATTATTGCTGAGCGAGCTTATCAAGAGCCTGCAGAGAAGACGGGCAAGAAGCATCTCTTATGGTGGCTGGTTGTGTTAGTTGGTGTTGCTGGTACGGCGTATACAATGCTTAATTCACATGATGCGGATCAGATTACTGCTAATAGTACGCGTAATGCCGAACCTGCTGCTGTGGAATCTCAGTCAGGAGAAGTTGGGTCAGTAGGTGTTGCGGAACAGAGTGTTTCAACTGGCTCTATTGCAGAAGTTACTGAGGTAGGTGCTACTTCATCTAGCTCTGATTCTGCTTCAGTTGACTCAGCGCCGGGTGATGTTGTTGCTGATTCTGTAGTAGATGCTAGCGAGGAGTCTGCAGATCAAGCTATTGATTCAGCGTCTGCGTCAGTGGGTACTGCTTCGGATACCAGTGAAGCCACAGAAACATCAGATTTAAATAGTAATGCTGTACTGCAATCCGAAGATCCCGTTGCTGATCCGGAGCAACTTTCCGTTAATTCACTTGAGTCAGAAGCTAGTCAAGAGAGTGGGTCAACTCAAAGCAGCACCGAAGCCTTTTTATCAGAATCAGCTGACCCTGATCAAGTGGCGGATTCTAGCCCTGATAGCTCAGGCCTAGAGGCTCAGGTTGCTTCAGGCTCGGAGGCTAATGAAGTGGTTACCGCAGAGAATGATCAGGCGGTTGATAATGAAGCTTCGCAAGAGCCAACGGTGGTCGATACCCGTGTTAATGCAGCAAGGCCTGAGTGGGAAGAGCAGTTATTAGCTTCCGAAATTGCAGCAGCGCAGGCTTTAATTAATGAGGTAAGTGCTCCGGCAGTTACTGGCAGTGCAGAGAGTAATGGTGCTAATACATCGCCTCAAAATACCCAAAGCACAACACCAGTGGCTCCTGCTGTGACTCCATCGCCAGTAGGGGCGACCACTCAGTCGCAGTCTCGTTCAAGAAATACCGCACAGTCGTCGGTTTCCAATCAGGCTGTCACTACGGCACAATCTACATCAAACACGAATGCATCAGCTCAAAGTTCACCACAAACCGAGCGCGAGCGAATCCGTGCCATCAAGGCTCGGGAGTTGGCTCGCATAAAAGCCATTACCGATGACTGTGTGATTGGTGGGAAAATGCATCGAGAAGCAGCTGTGGGTAATTTAGCGTATGTGAAAAACTGTATGTCAGTTGGTGTAAGCCCTGATATTACGCAAAGCAACCGTTGGACTGTGTTACACATTGCTGCTCGAAGTGGATACCTAAACATGGCTAAACTATTAGTGGCCCAAGGCGCTCAAGTGAATGCAAAAGCGGCTGATGGTAGTACGCCTCTGGATATGGCTATTGCTGCCAGACATCCTAGTTTAGAAAGATTTATTCTTTCCCGTGGCGGTGTACGCTCCAATTAA
- a CDS encoding DUF1800 domain-containing protein, which yields MGKLGPIRARHLVSRTGIGAEWDMIQRYKNLSLQEAVIHVLRYVNYNLPPAPRTTPWAKTIANRNSMSRQRNMQRMSKKEGAVIQTWWVNHMLTTKTPFLERMTLFWHNHFPSSIDQTKQPSVLYEQNVMLRRHALGNYGQMLFAVAKDPAMLVYLDGYKNVKEDPNENFAREVLELFTLGGTQYYTERDIKEAARAFTGWGIDDRTGKFINRPERHDNGIKTFMGKRGAFTGDDILKILLQHPRTAETIAEKMWSEFISVTRPNQGYTRKWAQIFRQSNYDISALLMAVLSSDPFWHPSNMGGLIKSPIELTVGTMRTLPYRLQRSDLSHNLALMGQSLFAHPSVKGWKGGENWISTQSLMRRNGILTNLTRGNLRQSHDGRLIDKMPDCSDEELVQWLLPVNPLNPLPTQPGRQRLVRALVLDPAFQVN from the coding sequence ATGGGGAAGCTAGGACCTATCAGAGCCCGCCACCTGGTCTCAAGAACCGGTATTGGCGCAGAATGGGACATGATTCAGCGGTATAAAAATTTAAGCTTACAAGAAGCTGTTATTCATGTTTTAAGATACGTAAATTACAACTTACCACCAGCACCACGCACTACACCTTGGGCAAAAACGATTGCTAACCGCAACTCGATGAGTCGCCAGCGTAATATGCAGCGCATGTCCAAAAAAGAAGGTGCCGTGATTCAGACTTGGTGGGTTAATCACATGCTAACGACCAAAACACCATTCTTAGAGCGAATGACGCTGTTTTGGCACAATCACTTTCCATCATCTATCGACCAGACCAAACAACCAAGCGTGCTTTACGAGCAGAATGTCATGCTACGTCGCCACGCACTGGGTAACTACGGGCAAATGCTATTCGCGGTCGCTAAAGACCCCGCCATGCTGGTCTACTTAGATGGTTATAAGAACGTTAAAGAAGATCCAAACGAAAATTTTGCTCGTGAAGTACTGGAGTTATTCACCCTAGGTGGAACGCAGTACTACACCGAGCGCGATATCAAAGAAGCCGCCAGAGCCTTTACTGGCTGGGGCATCGATGATCGCACCGGAAAATTCATCAACCGCCCTGAGCGCCATGATAACGGTATTAAAACCTTTATGGGTAAGCGCGGCGCATTTACCGGCGATGATATCTTAAAGATTTTGTTACAACACCCACGCACAGCAGAAACCATTGCTGAAAAAATGTGGAGTGAGTTCATTAGTGTTACCCGCCCTAACCAAGGCTATACTCGCAAGTGGGCTCAAATATTTCGTCAGTCTAACTACGACATTAGCGCACTATTAATGGCCGTACTCAGTAGTGACCCGTTTTGGCACCCAAGTAATATGGGTGGCTTAATTAAATCACCCATTGAGCTAACTGTCGGCACGATGCGAACGCTACCTTATCGCCTGCAACGCAGCGATTTGTCGCACAACTTGGCACTAATGGGGCAATCGTTATTTGCACACCCTAGCGTTAAAGGCTGGAAAGGTGGAGAAAACTGGATCAGTACCCAGTCACTCATGCGCCGTAACGGTATTCTAACCAACCTGACTCGTGGCAACCTTCGCCAAAGTCATGATGGCCGCTTAATCGACAAAATGCCTGACTGTAGCGATGAAGAACTGGTGCAATGGCTGCTACCGGTTAACCCGCTCAACCCATTACCAACCCAACCCGGACGTCAGCGTCTGGTGCGTGCTTTGGTTCTGGATCCAGCATTTCAAGTAAACTAA
- a CDS encoding DUF1501 domain-containing protein translates to MDRREFLQYSSLISAAGIMPEMAFAQRPARQRIVVFVELKGGNDGFNTLVPYTDPAYREQRPTIRLDERKVLKLEKEMGLHPHLKDLMPYWNRGQMAWIQGVGYPSPVLSHFRSMDIWDTGSNANQILEDGWLSQILPRYKDGLHGICVSPDGSSLGPLGSSKLNSVSMQSPRMFVNQSSQIEDIIPVNSTAALAHLTRTQHQLYDVGYQLRSKMMRNLRQKPNRRAKGVLGHSLESVAQMIIAGIDSPVYKVTQDGFDTHSGQVGRHNNVMHHVGKGLAAFANTMKAKGLWDDVLVVTYSEFGRRIGENRGGGTDHGTASSQLIMGGRVRGGLYGRHPDLGKLDANGNVAHTTDFRQVYATICQRWWQQNHHPWQGHKTIPFV, encoded by the coding sequence ATGGATCGTAGAGAGTTTTTACAATATTCCAGCTTAATTTCTGCAGCAGGCATCATGCCGGAAATGGCTTTTGCACAACGTCCTGCACGACAAAGAATCGTGGTATTCGTTGAGCTTAAAGGGGGTAACGATGGGTTTAATACCTTAGTACCGTATACCGACCCAGCATACCGGGAGCAACGTCCAACCATTCGCTTGGATGAGCGCAAGGTACTCAAGCTGGAAAAAGAGATGGGCTTACACCCTCACTTAAAAGATTTAATGCCATATTGGAATCGTGGTCAGATGGCGTGGATACAGGGTGTCGGTTACCCCTCTCCAGTCCTGTCACACTTCCGCTCAATGGATATCTGGGACACTGGCTCCAATGCCAATCAAATCCTGGAAGACGGCTGGTTATCACAAATACTACCACGTTATAAAGATGGACTGCACGGCATTTGCGTGAGCCCCGATGGCTCTAGCTTAGGCCCATTAGGCAGCAGCAAGCTCAACAGTGTGAGCATGCAAAGCCCGCGGATGTTTGTGAATCAGTCTAGTCAAATAGAAGATATAATCCCCGTAAATTCCACCGCAGCACTGGCGCATTTAACCAGAACACAGCACCAGCTGTATGACGTTGGTTATCAGTTACGCAGCAAGATGATGCGTAACTTGCGTCAAAAACCCAATCGCCGAGCTAAAGGTGTACTTGGACATAGCTTGGAGTCAGTTGCCCAGATGATTATCGCGGGCATCGACTCTCCGGTTTATAAAGTTACCCAAGATGGCTTTGATACACACTCCGGACAGGTTGGTCGTCATAACAATGTGATGCATCATGTCGGCAAAGGCTTAGCGGCGTTTGCTAACACCATGAAAGCCAAAGGCTTGTGGGATGATGTATTAGTCGTAACCTATTCCGAATTTGGCCGTCGTATCGGCGAGAATCGTGGTGGTGGTACCGATCACGGCACCGCCTCCTCTCAGCTAATTATGGGTGGACGCGTACGTGGCGGCTTATATGGCCGACACCCTGACCTTGGAAAGCTGGATGCCAATGGGAACGTTGCGCACACGACTGACTTCCGACAGGTTTACGCAACAATTTGTCAACGCTGGTGGCAGCAAAATCACCACCCTTGGCAGGGCCATAAAACGATCCCATTCGTTTAA
- the dapC gene encoding succinyldiaminopimelate transaminase → MNSDLQRLQPYPFEKIALLKQQVQPNPALTPLSLSIGEPKHPTPEIILNGVRDHADKLAVYPSTKGVPELRQAIADWLVKRFKLPTNGVNPETQVLPVNGTREALFAFTQCIVERKPNAKVLMPNPFYQIYEGATLLAGAEPVYLPCLEENNFLPDLDAISEQTWQDCQIFFLCTPGNPTGALTPASEIKKLLELAEKYDFIIASDECYSEIYLDEANPPTGLLEVAASVGNTDYKRCVVFHSLSKRSNAPGLRSGFVAGDAEILKAFLLYRTYHGCAMPLTAQLTSVVAWQDESHVLENRNLYRDKFDAVLKILSPVMDIPTPQASFYLWAKTPIDDVTFTRDIYEQQHLNVVPGSYLSREVNGVNPGQNRIRLALVATPAECIEAAQRIRQFIEAL, encoded by the coding sequence ATGAACTCAGATCTTCAACGGCTTCAGCCATACCCCTTTGAAAAAATCGCCCTACTCAAGCAGCAGGTTCAGCCGAATCCAGCGCTAACACCACTGTCTTTATCGATTGGTGAGCCTAAACACCCAACGCCAGAAATTATCTTGAACGGTGTTCGTGACCATGCGGATAAGCTAGCTGTTTACCCAAGTACTAAAGGTGTTCCTGAATTACGCCAGGCAATCGCTGACTGGCTCGTTAAGCGCTTTAAGCTGCCTACCAATGGAGTAAACCCAGAAACTCAGGTGCTACCGGTCAATGGCACCCGTGAGGCTTTATTTGCCTTCACCCAATGCATTGTTGAGCGCAAACCCAATGCTAAAGTGCTAATGCCTAACCCCTTCTATCAGATCTATGAAGGCGCGACCTTATTAGCCGGCGCAGAGCCTGTTTACCTGCCCTGCCTTGAGGAAAACAACTTTCTGCCAGATTTAGATGCGATTAGTGAACAGACTTGGCAAGACTGCCAGATCTTTTTCCTTTGCACCCCTGGCAACCCAACTGGCGCCCTAACTCCAGCTAGTGAAATCAAAAAGCTGCTAGAACTAGCTGAAAAATATGATTTTATCATTGCCTCAGACGAGTGCTACTCTGAAATTTATCTGGATGAAGCCAATCCACCAACTGGCTTATTAGAAGTTGCCGCCAGCGTGGGTAATACCGATTATAAGCGCTGCGTTGTCTTCCACAGCTTATCAAAGCGTTCCAATGCTCCCGGCTTACGCTCAGGCTTTGTGGCTGGCGATGCAGAGATCCTAAAAGCATTTTTGCTGTACCGCACTTACCATGGCTGCGCGATGCCACTGACGGCTCAGCTAACGAGTGTGGTGGCTTGGCAAGATGAAAGTCATGTATTGGAAAATCGTAATTTGTACCGCGATAAATTTGATGCCGTACTCAAGATTTTATCGCCGGTAATGGATATTCCGACGCCGCAAGCCAGTTTTTACCTGTGGGCGAAAACACCGATTGATGACGTCACTTTTACCCGTGATATTTATGAGCAGCAGCATTTGAATGTGGTTCCCGGCAGCTACCTATCACGAGAAGTGAATGGCGTTAACCCAGGCCAAAACCGCATTCGACTGGCATTGGTTGCTACGCCTGCGGAATGTATTGAGGCAGCTCAACGTATTAGGCAATTTATTGAAGCACTCTGA